In a genomic window of Halorhodospira halophila:
- a CDS encoding EAL and HDOD domain-containing protein, with protein MSGEPEAEVPGQIRVARQPIYNRDLEVCGYELLYRQGDAEHAAFDDGDAASASVIEHALHSLSLAQLTGNHPAYINLTRRFFVEDLIPFHPDEVVLELLEHIEPDKELLLALRRLASRGYRLALDDYILGQDERHWLIPYVSVIKVDVLNMSYQEVARHARWLKRHGGPELLAEKVETHQMLELCRKAGFSYFQGFFLSRPATLRGQSLSTDRVAILELLAELYNSEFDIARAERLINHDLSLSYKLLRYLRSPVFAARDIDSIRTAVLYLGQRELSHWALLLALASVEGQPAEQIRSLLIRAHVCRELTRHHYGGSNSDVAFTIGLFSGLDAVLDLAMDEICDQLPLEAEIREALIHRAGPYGCILAAAIAQEQADWSRLDEFSMPARQLNRFYLESVRRADEHYAALAQSAGRRQSIPGT; from the coding sequence ATGAGTGGCGAACCGGAAGCGGAAGTTCCGGGGCAGATCCGTGTGGCGCGGCAGCCAATCTACAACCGCGACCTCGAGGTCTGCGGCTATGAGCTGCTCTACCGCCAGGGCGATGCCGAGCATGCTGCCTTCGACGACGGTGATGCGGCCTCAGCGAGTGTGATCGAGCACGCCCTCCACTCCCTGAGCCTTGCGCAGCTCACCGGTAACCATCCCGCCTATATCAACCTGACGCGGCGTTTTTTCGTCGAGGATCTCATCCCCTTCCACCCGGATGAGGTCGTCCTTGAGCTGCTTGAGCACATCGAGCCGGACAAGGAGCTGCTCCTCGCCCTGCGGCGGCTCGCCAGCAGGGGGTACCGCCTTGCCCTGGATGACTACATCCTCGGCCAGGATGAGCGCCACTGGCTGATCCCTTACGTGAGTGTGATCAAGGTCGATGTCCTCAATATGTCTTACCAGGAGGTAGCGCGCCACGCTCGATGGCTTAAGCGCCACGGGGGTCCGGAGCTGCTCGCGGAGAAGGTCGAGACCCACCAGATGCTCGAGCTGTGTCGCAAGGCGGGGTTCAGCTACTTCCAGGGCTTCTTCCTCTCACGGCCTGCCACGCTGAGGGGGCAGTCGTTGAGCACGGACCGGGTGGCCATCCTCGAACTGCTCGCGGAACTCTACAATTCCGAGTTCGACATCGCCCGCGCTGAGCGCCTGATCAACCATGATCTGTCTTTGAGCTACAAGCTGTTGCGCTATCTCCGCTCCCCGGTCTTTGCGGCCCGTGATATCGACAGTATTCGCACCGCCGTCCTCTATCTGGGGCAGCGCGAGCTTTCTCACTGGGCCCTGCTGCTCGCGCTGGCATCGGTTGAGGGGCAGCCCGCCGAGCAGATCCGCTCCCTACTGATCCGCGCGCACGTTTGCAGGGAGCTGACCCGCCACCACTATGGGGGGTCGAATTCGGACGTTGCGTTCACCATCGGTCTGTTCTCGGGCCTTGATGCAGTCCTCGACCTGGCCATGGACGAGATCTGCGATCAGCTGCCCCTCGAGGCGGAGATCCGCGAGGCCTTGATCCATCGCGCAGGGCCCTACGGTTGTATACTCGCCGCGGCGATCGCGCAGGAGCAGGCGGACTGGTCGCGCCTCGATGAGTTTTCCATGCCTGCGAGGCAGCTCAACCGGTTCTACCTGGAGTCCGTTCGCAGGGCGGACGAGCACTATGCCGCACTCGCACAGAGCGCTGGACGTCGTCAGTCCATCCCTGGAACGTGA
- a CDS encoding PAS domain-containing protein yields the protein MYSALIPSDETARQAALERYAILDTEREDAYERIIRMVCHIYAAPIATVTFVDRDRQWFKSSRGIDDCQTSRQISFCGHVVYHAEPLVVDDTHQDARFHDNPLVTGPPYVRAYAGVPIVSPDGFAVGVLCVQDQRPREFSGADLTSLQDLAQMVTDELELRLASRELEQERNLFLGGPTVAFVWEPEPGRWPVRYISPNVTEVLGYRPEELVGTAYGALIDAQDRERIAADERAAAHRCAARSTQPIEPSPYRLQAADGSWRWIYESSVIDFDEQGRWIAIRGYINDITERVEREQALAEANERLAETERIAQIGHWRTYPDSGAVEWSPMTYELLGFDPRGPEPKVADLLERIPYEDRHQVAEFQFQADSDRSACEGTYRIRRPDGRVLWVREVAQQWRDEQGRWVIQGTIQDVTEYQETLQVLRERQRQHEAIFQHARSISLIRTDTNGVIEEASQGAEVLFGYPRAELIGQNVGMLASPDEQNPPAQVLERVRLECQEFTEEIRPIHRTGRVFPALLSVVPILDEGQEIVGLISICMDLTEQAAERERYRMAQEAASFGVWEWDLERDAIYWDEACWRMLGHDPADGRTLGFADWQAQVHPDDLLKAECVVWAKFNRGEPFTTVFRYRRSNGGWLWVQARGQIVERHPDGRPRRLMGTHVEIERLKRTEQELRQREHWLGSFQSITGSPYQTLDEKLSEVLRLSTEVMGLPCARLSRLGEGTCTIRAAYPECDAVPTGIVKEFCAACCVHRIAEEPQLVEPWLEREEGKRPHTARRDGPVGFAGGDGARRLNPLCDERHDAVGAYFAVPLWAGAVRYGVLLIYGPEPRAPLTRFERQFLRLLGQWLSYELTQEAQRETLAEQAERDALTGAYRRPPFEDSLGQALGQRRRYGTPAGVLLLDIDHFKPLNDTYGHAVGDEVLRKLVERLCGELREPDLLARWGGEEFAILAPETDAAGLGSLAERLCESVVASPLTDEVGLVSVSIGATLIEPDDDADALIERADRALYRAKRAGRNRVVFQGVSGPVN from the coding sequence ATGTACTCAGCCCTGATTCCGTCGGACGAGACCGCGCGCCAGGCCGCCCTAGAGCGCTACGCGATCCTCGACACCGAGCGCGAGGACGCCTACGAGCGAATCATCCGGATGGTCTGCCACATCTACGCCGCACCGATTGCCACGGTGACGTTCGTGGATCGGGATAGGCAGTGGTTCAAATCTTCGCGCGGCATTGATGACTGTCAGACGTCACGGCAGATCTCTTTCTGCGGCCATGTCGTCTACCACGCCGAGCCGTTGGTGGTGGATGACACGCATCAGGACGCGCGCTTCCACGACAACCCGCTCGTCACCGGACCACCGTATGTGCGTGCCTACGCGGGCGTGCCGATTGTCTCGCCGGACGGCTTCGCCGTCGGCGTGCTCTGCGTGCAGGATCAGCGCCCGCGCGAGTTCTCTGGCGCGGACCTGACTTCCCTTCAGGACCTGGCGCAGATGGTCACCGACGAGCTGGAGTTGCGCCTTGCCAGCCGGGAGCTGGAACAAGAGCGCAACCTCTTCCTCGGTGGCCCAACCGTCGCCTTCGTCTGGGAGCCGGAGCCGGGGCGCTGGCCCGTCCGCTACATCTCGCCCAACGTGACCGAGGTCCTCGGCTATCGCCCGGAGGAGTTGGTAGGCACCGCCTATGGTGCGCTCATCGACGCGCAGGACCGCGAGCGGATCGCCGCCGATGAGCGCGCTGCGGCTCACCGGTGCGCGGCGAGATCGACTCAGCCCATTGAGCCCTCCCCCTATCGCCTGCAGGCCGCTGACGGTTCATGGCGCTGGATCTACGAGTCCTCGGTGATCGACTTCGACGAGCAAGGCCGCTGGATCGCGATCCGGGGCTACATCAACGACATCACCGAGCGGGTCGAACGCGAGCAGGCGCTGGCTGAGGCCAACGAGCGTCTCGCAGAGACGGAGCGCATCGCCCAGATCGGGCACTGGCGCACCTACCCGGATTCCGGGGCGGTGGAGTGGTCTCCAATGACCTACGAACTCTTGGGATTCGATCCGCGTGGACCTGAGCCAAAAGTGGCTGACCTGTTGGAGCGAATTCCCTACGAAGATCGCCACCAGGTGGCGGAGTTCCAGTTCCAGGCCGATTCGGATCGCTCCGCGTGCGAGGGAACGTACCGGATTCGGCGCCCGGACGGACGCGTGCTCTGGGTGCGTGAAGTGGCGCAGCAGTGGCGCGACGAGCAGGGTCGCTGGGTGATCCAGGGCACCATCCAGGACGTCACGGAATACCAAGAAACCCTGCAGGTGCTGCGCGAGCGCCAACGCCAGCACGAGGCCATCTTCCAGCACGCGCGTTCTATCAGCCTCATCCGCACGGACACCAACGGCGTGATCGAGGAGGCGAGCCAGGGCGCGGAGGTGCTGTTCGGTTACCCGCGCGCTGAGCTCATTGGGCAGAACGTGGGAATGCTCGCCTCGCCGGACGAACAGAACCCGCCAGCTCAAGTCCTCGAGCGAGTTCGCCTCGAATGTCAGGAGTTTACCGAGGAGATTCGACCCATACATCGTACCGGTAGGGTGTTCCCGGCTTTGCTGAGCGTGGTCCCGATCCTCGATGAGGGCCAAGAGATTGTCGGGCTGATCAGCATCTGTATGGATCTCACCGAGCAGGCGGCTGAGCGCGAACGCTACCGCATGGCACAGGAGGCGGCCTCCTTCGGTGTTTGGGAGTGGGATCTGGAACGTGATGCCATCTACTGGGACGAGGCCTGCTGGCGCATGCTCGGCCACGACCCGGCCGATGGGCGCACACTGGGCTTTGCGGATTGGCAGGCGCAGGTGCATCCGGACGACCTGCTCAAGGCCGAGTGCGTTGTCTGGGCGAAGTTTAATCGGGGCGAGCCCTTCACGACCGTGTTCCGCTACCGCCGCTCTAATGGTGGTTGGCTCTGGGTGCAGGCTCGCGGCCAGATCGTGGAGCGCCATCCGGATGGCCGGCCGCGTCGGCTGATGGGCACCCACGTGGAGATCGAACGGCTCAAACGCACCGAGCAGGAGCTTCGCCAGCGAGAGCACTGGCTTGGAAGCTTCCAGTCGATTACGGGTAGTCCTTACCAGACGCTGGATGAGAAGCTCTCTGAGGTGCTGCGGCTGAGCACCGAGGTCATGGGCCTGCCTTGTGCGCGTCTCAGCCGCCTCGGAGAGGGTACGTGTACCATTCGTGCCGCCTATCCGGAGTGCGACGCGGTCCCGACCGGGATAGTCAAAGAATTCTGCGCCGCCTGCTGCGTTCACCGGATCGCCGAGGAGCCACAGCTGGTTGAGCCGTGGCTTGAACGGGAGGAGGGCAAGAGGCCTCATACCGCTCGAAGGGACGGCCCCGTGGGATTTGCCGGCGGAGACGGCGCACGGCGGCTGAATCCGCTGTGCGACGAGCGCCATGACGCCGTGGGCGCCTACTTCGCCGTGCCGCTCTGGGCCGGGGCGGTGCGCTACGGGGTGCTCCTGATCTACGGTCCCGAACCCCGCGCGCCGCTGACCCGCTTCGAGCGCCAGTTCCTGCGGCTGCTCGGGCAGTGGCTTTCCTACGAGCTGACGCAGGAGGCGCAGCGCGAGACGCTCGCCGAGCAGGCTGAGCGGGATGCCCTGACCGGCGCCTATCGGCGTCCGCCGTTTGAGGACAGCCTGGGGCAGGCGTTGGGGCAACGGCGTCGCTACGGCACGCCCGCGGGGGTGCTCCTGCTCGATATCGACCATTTCAAGCCGCTGAACGACACCTACGGTCACGCGGTCGGAGATGAAGTCCTACGCAAACTCGTCGAGCGCCTGTGCGGCGAGCTGCGCGAGCCAGATCTCTTGGCCCGATGGGGTGGCGAGGAGTTCGCTATCCTGGCTCCGGAGACGGATGCTGCGGGGCTGGGCAGTCTCGCCGAGCGGCTGTGCGAGAGCGTGG